One genomic region from Motacilla alba alba isolate MOTALB_02 chromosome 5, Motacilla_alba_V1.0_pri, whole genome shotgun sequence encodes:
- the CD5 gene encoding T-cell surface glycoprotein CD5, which produces MAPAEPMATRLPILCLLLGMWAIPDHGGATWIPGESILRLTRGGCRCTGILEVNWESQWRPICWESVNVADLDWICRRLECGPLTSEPLELIIPGGKGPQSHALRCRHPLGCRWELENCTEHVIVACGEPVKTTPKPPPTPPATTPEPTGPPRLRLVDGNFSCSGFLELHKQGLWGAVASIPDNWTHLVTLICQELRCGTAGSSHGEPDPGIHLPVRWEAVDPCGSRSLLDCFNRTGSRRKKPAFITCSDSQPRALRRLAAGPNPCEGDIQVFHAGQWWDLCESRAAQRDKRGRQICRELGCGNLTSSVEIREPPSTGVTCGLEPLHLCQPKLGNTRSCSRTRVVCQDSKPLPTGTSAGTVVSICLALLLFLILFLICGPPAYRKLMKRISKKKQRQWIGPTGLNQTVSFHRSSTAPRPQGQGGDNDYAQPPKKSSQLSAYPALEAACRRSNPPDNSSDSDYDLHSARRV; this is translated from the exons ATGGCACCAGCGGAGCCCATGGCAACCCGGCTGCCCATCCTGTGCCtcctgctgggaatgtggg ccatccctgACCACGGAGGAGCcacctggatccctggag AATCCATCCTGAGACTCACCAGAGGCGGCTGCCGCTGCACCGGGATACTGGAGGTGAACTGGGAAAGCCAGTGGAGGCCGATTTGCTGGGAGAGCGTGAACGTGGCTGACCTGGATTGGATCTGTCGGCGGCTGGAGTGTGGCCCCCTGACCTCTGAGCCCTTGGAGCTCATCATTCCCGGTGGGAAAGGGCCACAGAGTCACGCCTTGAGGTGCAGACACCCACTGGGATGCCGCTGGGAGCTGGAAAACTGCACGGAGCACGTCATTGTTGCCTGTGGAG AGCCAGTGAAAACCACTCCCAAGCCCCCGCCGACACCCCCGGCCACCACCCCGGAGCCCACGG GACCCCCCAGGCTGCGGCTGGTGGACGGGAatttcagctgctctggcttcctggagctgcacaagcaggggctgtggggggccGTGGCGAGCATCCCGGACAACTGGACACATCTGGTCACCCTCATCTGCCAGGAATTGCGCTGTGGCACTGCCGGGAGCAGCCACGGCGAGCCGGATCCAGGGATCCACCTGCCGGTGCGGTGGGAGGCGGTGGATCCCTGTGGGAGCCGTTCCCTGCTGGACTGCTTCAACAGGACCGGCTCCCGGAGGAAAAAGCCTGCCTTCATCACCTGCTCAG ATTCCCAGCCGCGGGCCCTGCGGaggctggcagccggccccaatCCGTGCGAAGGGGACATCCAGGTATTCCATGCGGGACAGTGGTGGGATCTGTGTGAATCCAGAGCAGCGCAGCGAGACAAGCGTGGCCGGCAGATCTGCCGGGAGCTGGGCTGCGGGAATCTCACTTCCAGCGTGGAAATCCGGGAGCCTCCCTCGACGGGAGTCACCTGTGGGCTTGAACCCCTGCACCTCTGCCAGCCCAAACTTGGGAATACCCGGAGCTGCTCCCGGACCAGAGTTGTGT GCCAGGACTCAAAGCCGCTTCCCACTGGAACATCTGCTGGAACCGTTGTGAGCatctgcctggccctgctgcttttcctcatcCTGTTCCTGATCTGCGGCCCTCCTGCCTATCGGAAGCTGATGAAGAGAA TCTCCAAGAAGAAGCAGCGCCAGTGGATCGGCCCCACGGGACTCAACCAGacag TGTCTTTCCACCGCTCCAGCACCGCTCCGAGGcctcagggacagggaggggacaacGACTACGCACAGCCCCCCAAAAagagctcccagctctctgcttaCCCTG CCCTGGAAGCAGCGTGCCGGCGTTCCAACCCTCCAGATAACTCCTCGGACAGCGACTACGACCTGCACTCTGCCCGCAGGGTGTGA
- the VPS37C gene encoding vacuolar protein sorting-associated protein 37C: protein MDTLRNRTVEELRELQEDSQEIERLALESQEVQELQLEREMALAANRSLAEQNLKFQVPLETGRSDLSKKYQELQELAGRCREQKEKLEKFSAALQPQTLLDLLQVESQKIEEESEKMAEKFLEGEVPLETFLEQFFGMRKLSHLRRVRVEKLQEIVRKSEGSQERTRDSQPPLPPPPPHVPTDPPKPFPSGSPAFPLPYSPAPTLPPGPTAHGALPPAPFPGSPGAVGHVASSQPSSQSAFPYPLAPAPGYPAASAADSAAGYPKSTSAGFSWSPSRGPPQPLPYPAPHPSPPPARPGYSPYIPPGAGRPQCPYPTQPPLPNFPIPTQAPYPGPPPPFGYPPPPNPQRPTWPGY, encoded by the exons ATGGATACGCTGAGGAACCGGACAGTGGAGGAGCtccgggagctgcaggaggattCCCAGGAGATCGAGCGCTTGGCTTTGGAGTCGCAGGAG gtgcaggagctgcagctggaaagggagATGGCCCTGGCTGCCAACCGGAGCCTGGCCGAGCAGAACCTGAAATTCCAGGTGCCGCTGGAGACGGGGCGCAGCGACCTCTCCAAGAAataccaggagctgcaggagctggctgggaggtgcagggagcagaaggagaagctgg agaaattcTCGGCGGCGCTGCAGCCTCAGACTTTGCTGGATCTCCTCCAGGTGGAAAGCCAGAAGATTGAAGAGGAATCTGAG AAAATGGCCGAGAAATTCCTGGAGGGGGAGGTGCCCCTGGAGACATTCCTGGAGCAGTTTTTCGGGATGAGGAAGTTGTCCCACCTGCGCCGGGTCCGagtggaaaagctgcaggagatCGTGAGGAAGTCGGAGGGATCCCAGGAGCGCACCAGGGactctcagcctcctcttcctcctcctcctcctcacgTTCCCACGGATCCACCAAAACCCTTCCCGTCGGGATCTCCGGCCTTCCCTCTGCCCTACAGCCCGGCTCCGACCCTTCCTCCCGGCCCCACTGCCCACGGAGCGCTTCCTCCCGCCCCTTTCCCGGGATCTCCAGGCGCCGTGGGACACGTGgcttcctcccagcccagctcccagtcCGCCTTTCCCTATCCACTCGCTCCAGCTCCCGGATATCCGGCGGCTTCCGCCGCTGACTCTGCGGCAGGGTATCCTAAATCCACCTCGGCAGGCTTTTCCTGGTCTCCGTCCCGGGGCCCACCGCAGCCCTTGCCCTAtcctgctcctcatccttctcctccccctgccaGACCGGGATACTCTCCCTACatcccacctggagcagggagacCGCAGTGTCCGTACCCCACTCAGCCCCCTCTCCCGAATTTCCCGATCCCAACGCAGGCTCCCTATCCCGGGCCTCCCCCACCCTTTGGATACCCCCCGCCTCCGAACCCTCAGCGTCCTACCTGGCCTGGATACTAA
- the PGA5 gene encoding pepsin A-5, whose amino-acid sequence MKLLLLLALVGLAQGLQTRVPLKRMKSLRQRLQEQGLLESYLEQHPYNLAAKYFPGIAVEPLENYIDDEYFGTISIGTPPQEFTVVFDTGSSNLWVPSVFCSSPACRNHNRFNPAESSTFLSTNDTLFIAYGTGSMTGVLGYDTVNVAGINVRNQIFGLAETEPGDFFYYTPFDGILGLAFPSIASSGATPVFDNMMIENLVDRHLFSVYLSRDSEGGSFVLFGAIDPYFTTKGISWIPLSAETYWQISMERVSIGGTPVACSSGCQAIVDTGTTLLAVPIRAFRTLMRILGASSSGEISCEASNNLPSLIFHINGKEFPVPPRAYVLRSNGYCTLGLQGMDVPTEEGELWILGDVFIREYYVIFDRANNKVGLSRLP is encoded by the exons AtgaagctgctcctgctcctcgcCCTGGTGGGCTTGGCCCAGGGCCTCCAGACCAG GGTGCCCCTGAAGAGGATGAAGTCGCTGcggcagaggctgcaggagcagggattgcTGGAGAGTTACCTGGAGCAGCATCCCTACAACCTGGCTGCCAAGTATTTCCCGGGCATCGCCGTGGAGCCCCTGGAGAACTACATAGAT GATGAGTACTTTGGCACTATCTCCATTGGGACCCCACCTCAGGAATTCACCGTGGTCTTCGACACGGGCTCCTCCAACCTCTGGGTTCCCTCAGTcttctgctccagcccagcctgca GGAACCACAACCGCTTCAATCCCGCGGAATCCTCCACGTTCCTCAGCACCAATGACACCCTGTTCATCGCCTACGGCACGGGAAGCATGACCGGAGTCCTGGGATACGACACCGTCAAT GTTGCCGGCATCAACGTCCGCAACCAGATTTTTGGGCTGGCTGAGACAGAGCCAGGGGACTTCTTCTACTACACCCCCTTTGACGGCATCCTGGGATTGGCATTCCCAAGCATCGCCTCCTCCGGAGCCACCCCTGTCTTCGACAACATGATGATCGAGAACCTCGTGGACAGGCATCTTTTCTCTGTCTACCTGAGCAG GGACAGCGAAGGTGGGAGCTTTGTCCTCTTCGGTGCCATTGATCCCTACTTCACCACCAAAGGCATCTCCTGGATCCCGCTGTCTGCTGAAACCTACTGGCAGATCAGCATGGAGAG GGTCTCCATCGGCGGGACTCCGGTGGCCTGTTCCTCGGGATGCCAGGCCATCGTGGATACAGGAACCACTCTGTTGGCCGTTCCTATCCGGGCCTTCCGGACCCTCATGAGGATTCTTGGTGCCAGCTCCAGTGGTGAG ATCAGCTGTGAGGCCAGCAACAACCTTCCCAGCCTCATCTTCCATATCAATGGCAAAGAATTCCCGGTGCCGCCCAGAGCCTACGTGTTAAGG AGTAACGGGTACTGCACCCTGGGATTGCAAGGCATGGATGTGCCCACGGAGGAGGGCGAGCTCTGGATCCTGGGGGATGTCTTTATCCGGGAGTATTACGTCATCTTCGACAGGGCCAACAACAAGGTGGGGCTGTCCCGGCTGCCCTGA